The genomic segment TCTTTTTCTGCGTTGGGATTGCCGGTCGTTACCGCATCGGCACCAGCACTGCATCGCGCCGGTACAGCGCCGGGAACTGCTTGCCCAGCGCCGCCAGCTTCGGTGCGTCGTAGTAGCGGATGTAGGCCGCCTGCGGGTAGTTCGTCATGTAGTTCTGGTGATAGCTCTCGGCCGGGTAGAAGCGCTGGCCGCTGCCCAGCTGGGTGACGATCGGTGCGCGGTAGCTGCCGGCCTGGCCGAGCTGGGCGATGTAGGCGCGGCTGGCGGCTTGCTGGCGCGCGTCGTCGCTGAAGATCGCCGACCGGTACTGGCTGCCGTGGTCCGGCCCCTGGCGGTTGAGCTGGGTCGGGTCGTGCACCACCGAGAAGAACACCTGCATCAGCTGCCCGTAGCTGACCTGGCGCGGATCGTAGTCGATCTTCACCGCTTCGGCGTGACCGGTCTGGCCGCTGCTGACCCGCTCATAGTGCGCGTTGGCGGCGCTGCCACCGATGTAGCCGGATACCGCATTGCTCACGCCCTTGACGTGCTGGAACACGCCCTGCACGCCCCAGAAGCAGCCGCCGGCAAACACCACGCTGGCGTGGGTGGCGTCATCGCGGAACGCCGCATCGCCGGTG from the Stenotrophomonas maltophilia genome contains:
- the msrA gene encoding peptide-methionine (S)-S-oxide reductase MsrA, whose protein sequence is MKLSFEQGIAAGVAGLVATALIAGVLLVDHGAIAAPVEASAQAKALPVPTGDAAFRDDATHASVVFAGGCFWGVQGVFQHVKGVSNAVSGYIGGSAANAHYERVSSGQTGHAEAVKIDYDPRQVSYGQLMQVFFSVVHDPTQLNRQGPDHGSQYRSAIFSDDARQQAASRAYIAQLGQAGSYRAPIVTQLGSGQRFYPAESYHQNYMTNYPQAAYIRYYDAPKLAALGKQFPALYRRDAVLVPMR